A part of Cannabis sativa cultivar Pink pepper isolate KNU-18-1 chromosome 6, ASM2916894v1, whole genome shotgun sequence genomic DNA contains:
- the LOC115724688 gene encoding uncharacterized protein LOC115724688 isoform X1 — MPTLNLFTNVPVDAVIASDILKDATKAVAKIIGKPESYVMILINGGVPIAFAGTEEPAAYGELISIGGLGPSVNGKLSSTIAEILQIKLSIDSSRFYIKFYDVQVCLFDLSCYGLFLQQFYPLYISFCHFFLDHGDNFPMIQLLMKKKEKTKTIFSFQMFVISS; from the exons ATGCCGACCTTAAACCTCTTCACGAATGTCCCAGTCGACGCAGTCATCGCCTCCGACATTCTCAAGGACGCCACCAAAGCTGTTGCCAAAATCATTGGCAAACCTGAATCT TATGTGATGATTTTGATAAATGGAGGAGTGCCTATTGCATTTGCTGGCACTGAAGAACCAGCTGCTTATGGGGAATTGATCTCCATTGGGGGCCTTGGACCTAGTGTCAATGGAAAATTGAGTTCAACTATTGCAGAAATTCTTCAAATTAAGCTTTCCATTGACAGTTCTCGCTtctatatcaaattttatgatgTTCAGGTATGTTTATTTGACTTGTCCTGTTATGGTCTTTTCCTTCAACAATTTTACCCTTTATACATatcattttgtcatttctttCTGGATCACGGGGACAATTTTCCAATGATACAACTTTTGatgaagaaaaaagagaaaaccAAGACAATTTTCTCATTTCAAATGTTTGTAATCTCTTCATAA
- the LOC115724688 gene encoding uncharacterized protein LOC115724688 isoform X2 codes for MPTLNLFTNVPVDAVIASDILKDATKAVAKIIGKPESYVMILINGGVPIAFAGTEEPAAYGELISIGGLGPSVNGKLSSTIAEILQIKLSIDSSRFYIKFYDVQRPFFGFNGSTF; via the exons ATGCCGACCTTAAACCTCTTCACGAATGTCCCAGTCGACGCAGTCATCGCCTCCGACATTCTCAAGGACGCCACCAAAGCTGTTGCCAAAATCATTGGCAAACCTGAATCT TATGTGATGATTTTGATAAATGGAGGAGTGCCTATTGCATTTGCTGGCACTGAAGAACCAGCTGCTTATGGGGAATTGATCTCCATTGGGGGCCTTGGACCTAGTGTCAATGGAAAATTGAGTTCAACTATTGCAGAAATTCTTCAAATTAAGCTTTCCATTGACAGTTCTCGCTtctatatcaaattttatgatgTTCAG CGACCATTCTTTGGGTTTAATGGCTCAACATTTTGA